One window of the Methylovirgula sp. HY1 genome contains the following:
- a CDS encoding DUF86 domain-containing protein codes for MSGHMPSVTPFMPSESLSIVLYDIRDNILLAQAFAVRLDFQTFKESRLHFYAVTRALEIISEASRHLPEEVRERHPHLPWRDIRDVGNFYRHQYDNVAESYVWSTVHDHLPRLLTAVVAEITRLGDA; via the coding sequence ATGTCCGGCCATATGCCGAGCGTGACGCCGTTTATGCCTTCTGAATCGCTTAGCATCGTTTTGTACGATATCCGCGACAACATTCTTCTCGCGCAGGCGTTTGCCGTGCGGCTTGATTTTCAGACGTTCAAAGAGTCGCGGTTGCATTTCTATGCCGTGACGCGAGCGCTCGAAATCATTTCCGAAGCCAGCCGCCATTTGCCCGAAGAGGTGCGCGAGAGGCATCCGCACTTGCCTTGGCGCGATATCAGGGATGTTGGAAATTTCTATCGACATCAATATGACAACGTGGCGGAATCATATGTTTGGAGCACGGTGCATGACCACCTTCCGCGTTTGTTGACGGCCGTCGTCGCTGAAATCACGCGGCTTGGCGATGCGTGA
- a CDS encoding nucleotidyltransferase family protein, which produces MKRDDIIERLKACEADLRARGVDHVALFGSRARGDNRPDSDIDIMVEIAADFPMDVFQYIGVVHAIEDLFPLRVDVSNRIVQKSHVRPYAERDAVYAF; this is translated from the coding sequence ATGAAACGCGACGACATCATCGAGAGGCTGAAGGCGTGCGAGGCCGACTTGCGGGCGCGCGGCGTTGATCATGTCGCTCTGTTCGGTTCCCGCGCGCGGGGCGACAACCGCCCCGACAGCGACATCGATATTATGGTCGAGATCGCGGCGGATTTTCCCATGGACGTGTTTCAATACATTGGCGTCGTTCACGCCATCGAGGATTTGTTTCCCCTGCGCGTCGACGTCTCAAACCGCATTGTCCAGAAATCCCATGTCCGGCCATATGCCGAGCGTGACGCCGTTTATGCCTTCTGA
- the leuS gene encoding leucine--tRNA ligase — protein sequence MDSQRYNAREAEPKWQKIWAEANTFRTANEDPRPKYYVLEMFPYPSGRIHMGHVRNYAMGDVIARFMRARGYNVLHPMGWDAFGMPAENAAMQNKTHPAAWTYANIATMRGQLQSMGLSLDWSREIATCDPAYYKHQQKLFLDFYAGGLVDRKKSKVNWDPVDQTVLANEQVIDGRGWRSGALIEQRELTQWFLKISDFSEDLLQSLDGLERWPEKVRLMQKNWIGRSEGLLVRFELATPAKTAAQGAAKEVEVYTTRPDTLFGAKFVALAADHPLAEIAAQQDPGLAAFIAECRHHSTSAAAVETMEKRGYDTGLRVRHPFDADWLLPVYVANFVLMDYGTGAIFGCPAHDQRDLDFANAYGLGATPVVCPPDVDPATFSITETAYDGEGVLVNSSFLDGLSIDAAKDEVARKLEAHLIDGKPQAKRQVNFRLRDWGISRQRYWGCPIPIIHCESCGAVPVPEADLPVTLPEDVTFDHPGNPLDRHPSFKYVACPHCGAPARRETDTMDTFVDSSWYFLRFTDPWNAAAPTTPTALSHWLPVDQYIGGIEHAILHLLYSRFFTRAMQKTNHAADLKEPFAGLFTQGMVVHETYRDKNGTWLFPSQVRIETGVMPRPFGTSMLNRAPFNAVITMRRGYRMDNGDEVEIGPIEKMSKSKKNTVDPDEIIDSYGADTARWFMLSDSPPERDVIWTEEGVQGAAKFVQRTYRLIGELADVAAPPDAAVPNDFSAPAVEVRKAAHAALLKVEEDIGRLRFNRAIAHVYDLTNKLSAAIGSVDDPAIGADLAFSFREAADIFVRLFAPMMPHLAEECWARLGHRTLIAEAPWPIADKSLIVEDMIGYPVQVNGKKRADLLIERTADTATIEHAALALEAVQRALDGKAVKKVIIVPQRIVNVVA from the coding sequence ATGGACTCGCAGCGCTACAACGCCCGCGAAGCGGAACCGAAATGGCAGAAGATCTGGGCGGAAGCCAATACCTTCCGCACGGCCAATGAAGATCCGCGACCGAAATATTACGTTCTGGAAATGTTCCCATATCCATCCGGCCGGATTCATATGGGACATGTGCGCAATTATGCGATGGGCGATGTCATCGCCCGCTTCATGCGGGCGCGCGGCTATAATGTGCTGCACCCCATGGGCTGGGACGCTTTCGGCATGCCGGCCGAAAATGCTGCGATGCAAAATAAGACACATCCCGCCGCCTGGACCTATGCCAATATCGCGACCATGCGGGGGCAACTCCAATCCATGGGTCTGTCGCTCGATTGGTCGCGCGAGATCGCGACCTGCGATCCGGCCTATTACAAGCACCAGCAAAAGCTGTTTCTCGATTTTTATGCCGGCGGCCTCGTCGACCGCAAAAAATCCAAGGTGAATTGGGACCCGGTCGATCAGACCGTTCTCGCCAATGAGCAGGTAATCGATGGACGCGGCTGGCGCTCCGGCGCGCTCATCGAGCAGCGCGAGCTGACGCAATGGTTCTTGAAGATCTCGGATTTTTCCGAAGATCTATTGCAATCCCTCGACGGACTCGAGCGATGGCCCGAAAAAGTCCGGCTGATGCAGAAGAATTGGATCGGCCGCTCGGAAGGTCTGTTGGTCCGTTTCGAACTGGCGACCCCGGCTAAGACCGCGGCGCAAGGCGCGGCCAAAGAGGTCGAGGTCTATACGACGCGGCCTGACACGCTCTTTGGCGCCAAATTTGTGGCGCTTGCCGCCGATCATCCGCTCGCTGAAATTGCTGCGCAGCAAGACCCTGGACTTGCTGCCTTTATTGCCGAGTGCCGACATCACAGCACCTCCGCCGCCGCGGTCGAAACGATGGAAAAGCGCGGCTATGACACCGGATTGCGCGTGCGCCATCCCTTCGATGCGGATTGGCTGCTGCCGGTCTATGTCGCCAATTTCGTGCTGATGGATTATGGCACGGGCGCGATTTTCGGCTGTCCGGCGCATGACCAGCGCGATCTCGATTTCGCCAACGCCTATGGGCTCGGCGCGACCCCGGTCGTCTGTCCGCCGGATGTCGATCCGGCGACATTCTCGATCACCGAGACGGCCTATGACGGCGAGGGTGTTCTGGTCAATTCCAGCTTTCTCGACGGGCTTTCAATCGACGCGGCGAAGGATGAGGTCGCGCGCAAGCTCGAAGCGCATCTGATCGACGGCAAGCCACAAGCCAAACGCCAGGTAAATTTTCGGCTGCGCGATTGGGGCATTTCGCGACAACGCTATTGGGGCTGTCCGATCCCGATCATCCATTGCGAATCCTGCGGCGCGGTGCCTGTGCCGGAGGCCGACCTGCCCGTCACATTGCCGGAAGACGTCACCTTCGATCACCCCGGCAATCCGCTCGACCGGCATCCGAGCTTCAAATATGTCGCCTGTCCGCATTGCGGCGCGCCGGCGCGGCGCGAGACGGACACGATGGACACTTTCGTCGATTCGTCCTGGTATTTTCTCCGCTTCACCGATCCGTGGAACGCCGCCGCGCCCACAACACCCACCGCCCTCAGCCATTGGCTGCCGGTCGATCAATATATCGGTGGCATCGAGCACGCGATTTTGCATCTGCTCTATTCGCGCTTTTTCACGCGCGCCATGCAGAAGACCAATCATGCCGCCGATCTGAAGGAGCCCTTCGCCGGGCTCTTTACCCAGGGCATGGTGGTGCATGAGACCTATCGCGATAAGAATGGAACTTGGCTTTTTCCCTCTCAGGTTCGGATAGAAACCGGGGTCATGCCAAGGCCATTCGGAACTTCCATGCTCAACCGGGCGCCCTTTAACGCCGTTATAACGATGCGGCGCGGCTATCGAATGGATAACGGTGATGAGGTGGAGATTGGCCCGATCGAAAAAATGTCGAAGTCGAAGAAGAATACGGTCGATCCGGATGAGATCATCGACTCCTATGGCGCCGATACGGCCCGCTGGTTCATGCTTTCTGATTCGCCGCCCGAACGCGACGTGATCTGGACCGAGGAAGGCGTCCAAGGCGCCGCGAAATTCGTCCAGCGTACCTATCGGCTGATCGGCGAATTGGCGGATGTCGCCGCCCCGCCCGATGCGGCCGTTCCAAACGATTTTTCCGCGCCGGCCGTCGAGGTCCGCAAGGCCGCACATGCGGCGCTTCTCAAGGTCGAGGAAGACATCGGCCGCTTGCGGTTCAACCGCGCCATTGCCCATGTCTATGATTTGACGAATAAATTATCGGCCGCGATCGGTTCCGTCGACGATCCGGCCATCGGTGCCGATCTCGCCTTCAGCTTCCGCGAAGCCGCCGATATATTCGTCCGGCTTTTCGCCCCAATGATGCCGCATCTCGCCGAAGAATGCTGGGCCCGCCTCGGCCACCGAACTTTGATCGCCGAAGCGCCATGGCCCATTGCCGACAAGAGCCTCATCGTCGAAGATATGATAGGTTATCCGGTGCAAGTGAACGGTAAGAAGCGTGCAGACCTCTTGATCGAACGCACGGCCGACACGGCCACGATCGAACATGCGGCCTTGGCGCTTGAGGCTGTTCAACGCGCTCTCGACGGCAAAGCCGTAAAGAAGGTCATTATCGTCCCCCAGAGGATCGTCAATGTCGTTGCATGA
- the lptE gene encoding LPS assembly lipoprotein LptE, whose amino-acid sequence MAFLPALFLAGCLHPLYGSVGASAKGAKVVEELKAIEIAPIPARLGHYLGDDLIFALNGTGSHVLPKYKLTLTASEGVQTPLIDTVTGLATSATVMVTVNYTLMPIAGVQKPIAHGIAFYSASYDRTSERYSNVQAGLNAEQRDARILADQIRTQIAAALATQT is encoded by the coding sequence TTGGCATTTCTCCCGGCACTGTTCCTCGCCGGCTGTCTCCATCCGCTTTACGGCTCGGTTGGCGCCAGCGCCAAGGGCGCCAAGGTCGTGGAGGAGTTGAAGGCCATCGAGATCGCGCCGATCCCGGCGCGTCTCGGCCATTATCTCGGCGACGATTTGATCTTTGCCTTGAACGGCACGGGCTCACATGTGCTGCCTAAATATAAACTGACCTTGACGGCTTCCGAAGGCGTGCAAACGCCGCTTATCGACACGGTGACCGGCCTTGCGACGTCGGCCACGGTGATGGTCACTGTTAATTATACTTTGATGCCGATCGCCGGTGTCCAGAAGCCGATCGCGCATGGCATTGCTTTCTACTCGGCAAGCTATGATCGGACCTCCGAGCGCTATTCCAACGTCCAAGCGGGGCTCAATGCCGAGCAGCGCGACGCCCGCATCTTGGCCGATCAGATCCGGACGCAAATCGCCGCGGCACTGGCCACACAGACCTGA
- a CDS encoding YggS family pyridoxal phosphate-dependent enzyme: MKAAEGTPAHLAEIRARITQAAQDCDRSVVDITLVCVSKTFPAADIIPVLEAGERVFAENKVQEAMEKWPELKRLYPDVELHLIGPLQTNKAREAVEFFDVIETVDRPKIAAALAKEIARCGRHPKLYVQVNTGAEPQKAGVLPQEADAFIASCRKDHGLEISGLMCIPPFNEQASPHFALLSEIAKRNNIATLSMGMSADFELAIQQGATHVRVGTAIFGKR, translated from the coding sequence ATGAAAGCAGCGGAGGGCACGCCGGCGCATCTCGCCGAAATCCGGGCGCGAATCACGCAAGCCGCGCAGGACTGCGACAGATCGGTTGTGGACATTACGCTCGTCTGTGTTTCCAAAACTTTTCCAGCGGCCGATATCATACCCGTGCTCGAGGCCGGGGAGCGCGTTTTCGCCGAAAACAAAGTGCAAGAGGCCATGGAAAAATGGCCGGAGCTGAAGCGTCTCTATCCAGATGTCGAACTGCATCTGATCGGCCCCTTGCAGACCAATAAGGCCCGCGAGGCGGTCGAGTTCTTCGACGTGATCGAGACGGTCGATCGCCCGAAGATAGCGGCGGCGCTGGCCAAGGAGATCGCCCGCTGCGGCCGACATCCGAAGCTCTATGTGCAGGTCAACACCGGCGCGGAACCCCAAAAAGCCGGGGTTCTACCGCAGGAGGCGGATGCTTTCATCGCGAGCTGCCGCAAGGACCATGGGCTCGAAATCTCGGGGCTGATGTGCATTCCACCTTTCAATGAGCAGGCCTCGCCGCATTTTGCTTTGCTGAGCGAGATCGCCAAGCGCAACAATATTGCCACCCTTTCCATGGGCATGAGCGCTGATTTCGAGCTGGCGATCCAACAAGGCGCGACGCATGTGCGGGTGGGAACGGCGATTTTCGGGAAGCGGTAA
- a CDS encoding trans-aconitate 2-methyltransferase, producing METDRQNHWNNVYATKAETEVSWFQESPTASLDLIHALAASRQTSIIDIGGGASRLVDALLDEGFESVSVLDLSENALAVAKARLGARAQKVRWIAADVTTWAPGEAYDLWHDRAAFHFLTEAADRAAYRERLVKAVRPGGHVIIATFAPDGPERCSGLPIVRHDVDSIAAVLGAGFEPVEMRRHDHATPGGSVQRFQFSCFQRKA from the coding sequence ATGGAGACGGATCGGCAAAATCATTGGAACAATGTCTATGCGACCAAGGCCGAAACCGAAGTCAGTTGGTTTCAAGAGAGCCCGACCGCCTCGCTCGACCTCATTCATGCGTTGGCCGCGTCGCGACAGACGTCGATCATCGACATTGGCGGCGGCGCGTCTCGTCTCGTCGATGCGCTGTTGGACGAAGGGTTCGAATCCGTCAGCGTCCTCGATCTCTCCGAAAATGCGCTGGCCGTGGCGAAAGCCCGGCTCGGCGCGCGGGCGCAAAAAGTCCGCTGGATCGCCGCCGATGTCACGACCTGGGCGCCGGGCGAAGCTTACGATCTCTGGCATGATCGTGCGGCTTTTCATTTTCTGACCGAAGCCGCGGACCGCGCCGCCTATCGCGAACGCCTCGTCAAAGCGGTTCGCCCAGGCGGGCATGTCATCATCGCCACTTTCGCGCCCGACGGGCCGGAGCGCTGCAGTGGTCTTCCGATCGTCCGCCATGACGTTGACTCGATCGCCGCCGTGCTCGGCGCGGGGTTCGAGCCTGTCGAGATGCGCCGTCACGACCATGCAACTCCGGGCGGGAGCGTCCAGCGGTTTCAGTTCAGCTGCTTCCAAAGGAAAGCCTGA